One Succinispira mobilis DSM 6222 genomic window carries:
- the rsgA gene encoding ribosome small subunit-dependent GTPase A — translation MSGLIEGLVIRAYNSYYYVQTAVQSELITCKLRGKFKKGRFALTVGDRVKILLDGENNASIEEILPRHNSLLRPVVANVEQVLLVFAMRDPDYSFTLIDKMLALYAKAKVRVVLCFNKSELEVAEQEQLKQLYGKIGYPVLFVSAREKLGLQKLKECLQDKITVLAGPSGVGKSSILNAIQEGLKLNTGELSKISRGKHTTRYSELLKLDFGGYIADTPGFSSVDNELFKGDNLTELFEDIRQVAKGCKFSSCKHDQEPNCAVKQAVATGEISSSRYQTYLTIYQELKALRDNFK, via the coding sequence TTGAGTGGATTAATAGAAGGCTTGGTTATTAGAGCGTATAATAGTTACTATTATGTACAAACAGCAGTGCAGTCAGAGCTAATAACTTGCAAGTTGCGAGGTAAGTTTAAAAAAGGCCGGTTTGCTTTAACAGTAGGAGATCGAGTGAAAATTTTACTGGATGGAGAAAATAACGCAAGTATTGAAGAAATTTTGCCACGGCATAATAGTTTGTTGCGTCCAGTTGTTGCTAATGTGGAACAAGTCTTGTTAGTGTTTGCAATGCGCGATCCTGACTATAGTTTTACTTTGATTGATAAAATGCTGGCTTTGTATGCTAAAGCAAAAGTGCGAGTAGTATTATGTTTTAATAAAAGCGAATTAGAAGTGGCAGAGCAAGAACAGTTAAAACAATTATACGGTAAAATTGGCTATCCAGTGCTGTTCGTTTCTGCTCGGGAAAAATTAGGTCTACAAAAACTTAAAGAGTGTTTGCAAGATAAAATAACGGTTTTAGCAGGTCCTTCTGGTGTGGGGAAATCAAGCATTTTAAATGCTATTCAAGAAGGTTTGAAGCTAAATACTGGGGAGTTAAGTAAAATTTCGCGTGGTAAACATACGACACGTTATTCAGAGTTGCTAAAGTTAGATTTTGGTGGTTATATAGCAGACACACCGGGCTTTAGTAGTGTTGATAATGAACTGTTTAAGGGGGATAATCTAACCGAGCTATTTGAAGATATTCGTCAAGTAGCAAAAGGTTGTAAGTTCTCCTCGTGTAAACATGATCAAGAACCTAATTGTGCAGTTAAACAAGCAGTGGCGACGGGAGAAATCTCTAGTAGTCGATACCAAACATATCTGACAATCTATCAAGAGCTGAAGGCCTTGCGGGATAATTTTAAATAG
- a CDS encoding FHA domain-containing protein, whose amino-acid sequence MKLLKKLKQIFRTKEPPTKHCKQEMEQTKIFKPVTWDTVAAECDSYTKSLGRLVYENSANEAITLELYTSRVNIGRMTSNELCIKDGKISRLHAFILYENGAHIVYDGKSLNGTFVNGEKITKHTLKTGDQIKVGNIIITYEVE is encoded by the coding sequence TTGAAACTATTAAAGAAGCTTAAACAAATATTTAGGACTAAAGAACCGCCGACAAAACATTGTAAGCAGGAAATGGAGCAGACGAAGATTTTTAAACCAGTAACTTGGGATACTGTGGCTGCGGAATGTGATTCTTACACTAAAAGCTTGGGGCGGTTGGTTTATGAAAATTCGGCCAATGAAGCAATTACCTTGGAACTATATACTAGTAGAGTGAACATTGGACGTATGACCAGCAATGAACTTTGTATTAAAGATGGAAAGATTTCGCGATTACATGCTTTTATATTATATGAAAATGGGGCGCATATAGTATATGATGGAAAAAGCCTTAATGGCACTTTTGTTAATGGCGAAAAAATTACAAAACATACTTTAAAAACTGGGGATCAGATTAAAGTAGGAAATATAATTATTACATATGAAGTTGAATAA
- a CDS encoding Stp1/IreP family PP2C-type Ser/Thr phosphatase has protein sequence MISVAKTHIGKVRTNNEDCYLLKPPNLYVIADGMGGHSAGEVASKCAIEYINDNLALTDLKPESILDYLQAFTRRVNSQVYLLAQRDKQLSKMGTTLIIVYIKEGCLYYAHVGDSRLYICRQGILQQITTDHSLVVEMLKKGLITDAEAEHHPNKNVIMRAIGAQDDVEVDTGYIKIEKDDIILLCTDGLTNMLSDTNLQAVLSTSKDLELMAEELIAAANNAGGLDNVTLVLCKNTPNA, from the coding sequence TTGATTAGTGTTGCTAAAACTCATATAGGAAAAGTACGGACTAATAATGAAGATTGCTATTTGTTAAAACCGCCTAACTTGTATGTAATCGCTGATGGAATGGGGGGACATTCTGCAGGAGAAGTGGCAAGTAAGTGTGCAATTGAGTATATTAATGATAATTTGGCTTTAACAGACTTAAAACCAGAAAGCATTCTTGATTATTTGCAGGCTTTTACGCGGCGAGTTAATTCGCAAGTTTATCTATTGGCTCAAAGGGACAAACAATTAAGCAAAATGGGTACAACCTTGATAATTGTTTATATCAAGGAAGGGTGTTTATACTATGCCCATGTTGGTGATAGCCGCTTATATATCTGCCGTCAGGGGATATTGCAGCAAATAACTACGGATCATTCTTTGGTAGTAGAGATGTTGAAAAAAGGTTTGATAACTGATGCAGAAGCGGAACATCATCCCAATAAAAATGTTATTATGCGGGCTATTGGTGCTCAAGATGATGTAGAAGTGGACACAGGCTATATAAAAATAGAAAAAGATGATATAATTTTATTGTGTACCGATGGCTTGACGAATATGTTGTCAGACACAAACTTGCAGGCAGTATTGTCGACAAGTAAAGATCTGGAATTAATGGCAGAAGAGTTAATAGCTGCTGCGAATAATGCTGGTGGCTTGGATAATGTAACTTTGGTGTTGTGTAAAAATACACCAAATGCTTAA
- the pknB gene encoding Stk1 family PASTA domain-containing Ser/Thr kinase: MSKSDLLNNRYKLVDHIGTGGMAEVYRAHDTLLDREVAVKILHKQFVSDETFIAKFKREAKAAAKLSHPCIVNVFDVGHSEDINFIVMEYVAGGTLKQEIEKYGRLSYKDAIKIAIDVASALNHAHIRGLVHCDIKPHNILIDSEGKAKVADFGIARVMATATATLNNNDVMGSVHYVSPEQAAGKSVTAQSDIYSLGIVLFEMLTGRVPFEAETPVAVALRHVKDNPPLLREFNPDIPPVLESIVSKTLAKNPSDRYRTANELINELKRAEILVKDLIENDPLDSTIFISNYSNNADEQTILIDKDKINNLKKKKYSKAFYVAVVLGLLVLGFFVGIFGVYGNFWSSKEVKVPNVVGKQQAIAEQLIREANLYTKIEEEENSKFGPGEVIRQKPEAGETVKEGRHITLVVNKGGKSVDVPDIVDLNIEQAKIRLRDAGLKLGIVKESFTDKIKEDTVIGQEPIAKSKVERNSTVDIIIAKKQVAKVKTPDLSGLSVEKAKKVLEAAKLSVGNISERAASESFGSVVSQSPSANEEVLVGSKVDIVIAKAGTVTRKNNIVEFVVPSSDGLHNVRIDVIRNGSRERVYENTHKAGERIRLTIENSGSGDVRVEFYVNGALLEEKRV; the protein is encoded by the coding sequence TTGAGTAAGAGCGATTTGTTAAACAATAGGTATAAACTTGTCGATCATATTGGAACAGGTGGTATGGCTGAAGTTTATCGTGCTCATGATACTTTGTTGGATCGCGAAGTTGCGGTAAAAATATTGCATAAACAGTTTGTCTCAGATGAAACTTTTATTGCAAAGTTCAAAAGAGAAGCTAAAGCAGCTGCAAAACTTTCGCATCCTTGTATTGTTAATGTTTTTGATGTGGGACATTCGGAAGATATTAATTTTATAGTGATGGAGTATGTAGCTGGCGGGACTTTGAAACAAGAAATAGAAAAATATGGCCGTCTTTCCTATAAAGACGCGATTAAAATTGCAATAGATGTAGCTTCGGCCTTGAATCATGCTCATATCCGTGGCTTGGTTCATTGTGATATTAAACCGCACAATATTTTAATTGACAGTGAAGGTAAAGCTAAAGTTGCAGACTTTGGTATCGCTAGAGTAATGGCAACTGCAACTGCTACACTTAATAATAATGATGTAATGGGCTCAGTCCACTATGTATCACCAGAGCAGGCGGCAGGAAAAAGTGTAACAGCTCAATCAGATATTTATTCTTTAGGGATAGTTTTATTTGAAATGCTTACGGGCCGTGTCCCTTTTGAAGCGGAAACACCTGTAGCTGTGGCGTTAAGACATGTTAAAGATAATCCACCTTTGTTACGGGAGTTTAATCCTGATATTCCGCCAGTGTTAGAGAGTATTGTTAGCAAAACTTTAGCGAAAAATCCTAGTGATCGTTATCGTACGGCGAATGAATTAATTAACGAATTAAAACGAGCAGAGATTTTAGTAAAAGATTTAATTGAGAATGATCCTTTAGATAGTACTATTTTTATTAGCAATTATTCAAACAATGCTGATGAACAAACGATTTTAATTGATAAAGATAAAATAAATAATCTTAAAAAGAAAAAATACAGTAAGGCTTTTTATGTAGCGGTAGTTTTAGGGTTGTTAGTACTTGGTTTTTTTGTGGGTATTTTTGGAGTATATGGGAATTTTTGGAGTTCCAAAGAAGTAAAAGTTCCAAATGTAGTTGGCAAACAGCAAGCTATTGCAGAGCAACTTATTCGTGAAGCCAATCTATATACAAAGATTGAAGAAGAGGAAAATTCTAAATTTGGGCCAGGTGAAGTTATTCGTCAAAAACCAGAAGCGGGTGAAACCGTAAAAGAAGGCAGACATATTACCCTTGTAGTTAATAAAGGGGGTAAGAGTGTTGATGTACCGGACATTGTAGACTTGAACATTGAACAAGCAAAAATCAGGTTAAGGGATGCTGGTTTGAAATTAGGGATAGTCAAGGAAAGTTTTACTGATAAAATCAAAGAAGATACGGTAATTGGGCAAGAACCAATAGCTAAAAGTAAGGTGGAAAGAAATAGTACAGTGGATATAATTATTGCCAAGAAGCAAGTAGCTAAAGTTAAAACCCCTGATTTAAGCGGACTTAGTGTAGAAAAAGCCAAAAAAGTTTTGGAAGCGGCTAAATTATCAGTGGGCAATATTAGTGAAAGAGCAGCTTCAGAAAGTTTCGGTAGTGTTGTGTCTCAATCACCGAGTGCTAATGAAGAAGTTTTAGTAGGTAGTAAAGTTGATATAGTTATAGCCAAGGCCGGAACAGTAACTAGAAAAAATAATATTGTTGAATTTGTGGTTCCTAGTAGTGATGGCTTGCATAATGTGCGCATCGATGTAATCCGCAATGGTTCACGGGAAAGAGTTTATGAAAATACGCATAAAGCTGGAGAGCGAATTCGTTTGACTATCGAAAATAGTGGTAGTGGCGATGTAAGAGTAGAATTCTATGTTAATGGCGCATTGTTAGAGGAGAAGCGAGTTTGA
- the rlmN gene encoding 23S rRNA (adenine(2503)-C(2))-methyltransferase RlmN yields MKTDIFARNKLALQELCLAHKIPKFRASQIIDWLYAKQVVEFAEMKNLGRETIQILQEQFTNSFLSIRCLKELTASSGNTSKVVLAFADGETCESVCMRHNYGNSICVSSQIGCAVGCKFCASGLGGFKRNLTAAEMLAQVMYFAKQLKANGERVSHVVIMGSGEPLLNYENVLEFIRLLHDPELFNISYRNITLSTSGIIPGIKRLQTESLPINLAISLHASEQEKRTTIMPINASYCLHEVVECAGRYAQNTKRQVTYEYIMLAAVNDSLEDAAKLVSLLRGQLACVNLIPANNVQEYGLQKSPLTQVKAFQEYLQKNNIPVTIRKEMGADINAACGQLRNKIEELE; encoded by the coding sequence ATGAAAACAGATATATTTGCTAGAAATAAATTAGCCTTACAAGAACTATGCCTAGCCCATAAAATACCTAAATTTCGTGCTAGCCAAATTATTGACTGGTTATATGCCAAACAGGTTGTGGAGTTTGCGGAGATGAAAAACTTGGGGCGGGAAACAATTCAAATTTTACAAGAGCAATTTACCAATAGTTTTCTAAGTATCCGTTGCCTAAAAGAGCTTACCGCAAGTAGTGGTAATACTAGTAAAGTTGTATTAGCCTTTGCCGATGGCGAAACTTGTGAAAGTGTATGTATGCGTCATAATTATGGGAATAGTATTTGCGTTTCTAGCCAAATTGGTTGTGCAGTGGGCTGTAAGTTTTGTGCTAGCGGTTTAGGTGGATTTAAGCGTAATTTAACTGCGGCCGAAATGTTAGCTCAAGTAATGTATTTTGCTAAGCAATTAAAAGCCAACGGGGAACGTGTATCGCACGTTGTGATTATGGGTTCAGGGGAGCCATTATTAAACTATGAAAATGTATTAGAATTTATTCGACTGTTACATGACCCAGAACTATTCAATATCAGCTATCGTAATATAACTTTATCAACCTCAGGAATTATTCCTGGTATAAAACGCTTACAAACTGAAAGTTTACCAATAAATTTAGCTATTTCCTTACACGCTAGTGAACAAGAAAAACGTACGACAATTATGCCAATTAATGCTAGCTATTGTTTGCACGAAGTGGTAGAATGTGCAGGTAGATATGCCCAAAATACTAAACGACAAGTAACCTATGAATATATAATGTTAGCGGCGGTGAACGATAGTTTAGAAGACGCTGCCAAGTTAGTGAGTTTATTACGTGGGCAATTGGCTTGCGTCAATTTAATTCCAGCTAATAATGTTCAAGAGTATGGGCTACAAAAATCACCATTAACACAAGTTAAAGCATTCCAAGAATATTTGCAAAAAAACAATATTCCTGTTACAATCAGAAAAGAGATGGGCGCGGATATTAATGCTGCTTGTGGACAATTACGTAATAAAATTGAGGAGTTAGAGTAA